TAACAATAGTACAATTCTTCCCCTGTGGTGGTCAGTTTCTCTCCCTGGACCTCACGAGACCCTTTCTTTCATCACCTGATGGTCTTTTTCTTTGCCATCGTCGCTTTTCTtttattctcttcttcaactctTTTCACTACTACTTGTACACTGCCAGTACAATTCTCGCTCACATAATCCAATCTACAGAACTATCTATCCTCTATTCTTATTATTGATCTCTAGGGTCAACTCTACATGATCCTATAATCTAATTTACCCTATCTTCCTTGAATTGTGTCGCTCGCCACGGCTTTTGGCGCCTGTGTATTCTATATGTCGACCTCAACCGcttccgcctccgccgccaacCTCCCATCCGACTCTCGCTCGAGACCCCTCCGAAGACTAAGCCAGCTGCGCTCTTTCActtcctcgtcatcatcgaacaataacaacagcaacaataaCAATAACAATAGTAACGGCGGCGCCTCCCAGCGCTCCTCGTATCGCAACTCCCTGACAAATCGGGTTCCTTGGCTttcgtcgtcttcctccCACCAACACCAGTCGTCGActtccgccgccgccgcgccCGGTTCAGAATCTGCAACCAACACCTCTCCTACAAACGCCTCGCACTCATGTCCTGAATCTGACCGTCAGTCTATGCTTGCTCGCTACAGCTCGGTCTTTTCTTCGAACCGTGGTATCGATTCCGACCGACGCTCGCAGAACTCTTCGTCATCCAGAGAGACTCCCACAAACGAGTCTGGTACCAATCAGCAACCGCAAGGGGCCATGGCGCGTCTTAGAGGCTTGACGCAAACTGGAGACTCGCGGGGTAATAACGAGAATACCAGCAACAATAACGCCACGACTACGACTACTACTAATGATGCTCCTCCGTCGAGACCGGACAACGTAGACGGAGCCGTCGAATCGTCTGACCCAGCGGCGGCTGAAGACCCATCCGCCAACTCGTCGCAGCCCAAGCAGAAGCCCACTATCCGTTTCTTCCCGTACCAAGATCCTCTACAGAGCTCCCGACCGTCTTTAACCTTTATTCCCATATCCCGCACTCTTCCGTCGGAAAGCTGTGTGATTCGCGTCGGTCGATACTCTGAACGGGATGGAATCCCCATCGCCAACCCGTCTGAGCCGTCAGATGCCCCTATCGGATTCAAGTCGAAGGTGGTGAGTCGCAAACACTGCGAGCTTATCTTCATGAATGGCCAGTGGCACATCAAGGATGTAGGAAGTTCGTCGGGAACCTTTTTGAATCACATGCGTTTGAGCCAACCCAACATGACGTCCAAGCTATATACCGTTAAGGATGGGGACATTATACAGCTGGGCATCGACTTTCGAGGCGGAGAGGAGATGATCTTCCGTTGTGTTCGTATCCGGATCGAGTGTAACCGGTCCTGGCAGCGTCAGCCCAACGAGTTCAAGTACGGATTAATCGCCCCCTTTTCCAGTTTCATCTCGTTTGTTTGCTAACGTAAATTCCAGTAAAAACACTGAGAGTTTGATTAAGAACTTGGGTAAAGGCAACGCTGCTGATTATTCTGGCTGTCGCGAGTGCTCCATCTGCCTGGGTTCTGTTCTGGTACGTCTTTCTTCTCACTTCCAGTGGGGGCCACATACTAACTTTTGCAAAGCGGCCATACCAATGCCTATTCATGGCCGCCTGCGCTCACGTATGGCACTATAAATGCGTCAGTCGCTTGATTCATACCCCCGACTATCCGATTTTCCAATGTCCCAATTGCCGCGCATACACGGACTTGAGCGCAGAGGTTGACGACACAAACGACTTcgtggaggaagaagatgaagaagaacagaaaaaCAGTTCATCTGAGGGACAACAGACCGGAGAGCAACAAGCTCGATCGGAGTCTCAATCACCTGCACCGGAGACCAATGCGAACTCCAACCCGGCCCAGGAAACCCCTACGCCGCCTGAAAACACGAATTCCACAGAGACCCGGGCGGACGACTTGCCTGCCGAAGCAGGGTTGACAGTGAACATTGAAAATATGCATTTGAATGATGCTGATACACCTATCCAAAGCACCTCTAACGCTAATCCTCCGACGCCAGCTCCTACCTCGAACCCTGAAGGCGTTCCTCACAGTGCCAGTGTCGACATCCCTGGCCCTCAGTCTGCATCTCCGTCTCCGGGAACCGTTGGAAATCGACCAGCACAGCTGCGACAGGAAACGCTTGGCCGTGCGGATATGTCTGATGACAATCCGTTAACGCCGCGTAATGACTCGGGACCTTTAGCCTTCGATGGTTGGACGGGAATACCTTGAGGCGTGTTGGAAAATTTATGTGGACGGAGTGGTTTTTGTGCACGTTCGATGGGTATTTGGATGCATTGTTTCTGGATATCCCAAGTACGGAAATTTCTTTTTCGGGCTTTGTGACTCtccttttttgcttttcctttttcttctcccctGGTTACTACGCCGTCCATCCCACTAAATCTGCCCAATTACCGACTTGAAGCAGCGTGGGGCGTCCGTCACATCTTTTATTTGTCTCTTGTCGAAGCACGTTCATCACATATACCCATTTGCGCCGGCTGTTCCAATCCACTGACAACGTCGGTTTCAATCGCTATTTTGCATCACTCCGTTCTCGATGATGCAACCATCCAGTCGCTTATGGTATTCACTCTGTCAAAGATGAGTCTTTTCTCTGTTTCAGCCCATGCATCCAGTTATTGCTGAGAACCGGTTTGGCGTTGGTCGTATTCTTAGCGAAGGAGCATATCATTGGCCATTTGTTTTCTTATTTTCATCTTCCCTTCTCACTGTGACTGGTCGCTACATAGCATTTGTACATATTGATATCTATTTACAAGCGAAAATCTATGGAGTGTTGGATAGCTTCAATCACCTCCTACTTGTCCGATCAAAATCAAACTTAGTGACTAGAAGCGTGACAATTAACTGCTGAAATATACAACACGTCGACGTCGGACTAGGAAGGACAAAGTGTGTATATGTACCCAGTCAGTCAATAACAATAGACTCCCATGCGCAGCCCCGCTACATAAACTCAAGCACGACAATGGACCGGGATTTTCGATCGATTATTATTGATCACCGCATGAAGTCATCTTCATTATTGGTTTCGGTTTCAGGAAATCAACCAAAGAAAGCTCTCGGGTTACAACACTGGGACTGGATACAGACATACCTCGGGTCAAGGGAATCAAACCGTTGACTGCACCATTCATTGACTTGAATTGCATTGAATCTCCAACGAGCCAACAGGTCGCGTCTTTGTCTTGTCTTTATTGGAGCCAGCCAAGATGATCTGAGACGTACCAGCGGCGATATCTACAAATTGGGGATTGGTTGGTTAAGTACGGCTCTTCTTGCGGTCCGGGATGCGTACTCTGGTTGAGTGTCAAGCAACGGCTTTTCATTCGGCAATCATTGGATACCCATACGAAAACAGGGAGTTGAGCTCGTGCTCGCGCTCGCGCTCGTCTACTGTTCAATGGCTAGCCGAAAATTGCGACGGGGAGACCCGAAATTTACTTTCCATCGCCGTACACGGCAACTCCCAATACACTTCAGTTCGTTTCGACTCAACTCAAAGACGCATGCAAGTCAATGTCTCTAACCTCCTTCGCCGGTTCGGAGGTATTCTTTGACAATTGACTTTAAAACGAAGCCAAGTCGGAAAAATGGAAGTTGACGTCGTTGGCCTCCTCGTTGTTCCTTGGAACTGGATCCCCCTCAACCATGTTAATGACATGCTCCTCTTCTTGTCTCCAACGAGGGGAGGCGTTGACATCGGTCGCATGGCTGCGCCTGAGGGgacaagtacggagtagtaacTAACTAGTAACTATACGGGATGGACTCCGCATTGCCATACATGGACGTGCCGTGGTTTTTGCCCTGTCGGTCCGTGGGGAGATAGATGAACAGATGTGCGGATGTGCAAGATGTACTTGGAGAGCCAAGGGAAGATCACTACTCCTTTCCGGAACTAGTTCAGTAGCGGATGCGTGCTTTCTTTTTGATGGCGTGCAATGTCCAGACGGCTGTACATGGAACTATTAGCTGTGCACTGCCGTGATAGACAGGGATGCCTGAGACTCCGTGTGCTTTGTGCTGAGGACTCTGAGTATTCCCAGGAATTTTGTGTCGCGGCTAAGACCGGACGGAATATTTACCAAAACCGTCAACAGGTCTTTTAACAGGTCGTGTTGATAGGTCACTGAAGTCTCCAGAATTGATACATGTGACTTTCTGAGAGACAGGCATCAATGGCTTTAAAAGTGGCGAGAACCTATTAATGGAGAATTCCCAAAGTTAAGCTTTCCTACGGACATGGGCCATTGATCGTTTTTCATGTCTAGCATGTGTTTGTACTAAGATCCGAGTTAAGCGAATACGGCTGGACTCGTCGGGAGTGTGCGCGTTGCGCTACTTGTATACCATATCGAATGAAATGCCTCAATCCTTCCGAAAATATGCAATAAAAAGGGGTCTGCAATGGTCTCAACTACTAGTCTTGACACGGAAGACTTGCCTCGTAACAGATCTTCGACAAATAAGGCGCCAATTATTAGAAACGGCTCTCCTGGATCAACCGGCTAGCCGGACAATCAGGGTCGCGGGTCCCATAGCTCGGCGCACACATCAAAGCTTGTTCTGCGACAAACTCGGTCTAAAAAGCTTGTCCGGCTGATCGGCTGGGTACGCGTTGATCGCTTACCCACTATGATGCGAATTGCTTTTCGCTCTCAGGCTGCTCTTTTGCTCCATTTTGCTTGCGCCAATTTTAGGGGGGGAGACAGAGGTACGTAGCCGATGGACCTGCCCGGGGTTAGCTATAAATACTCGGGATGATGTCGTTTCTTTGTTAGCATCGTTAGCTTGTCAAATTAGTGAGAATCGCATTCACTGCCGTTCCTTTGTCTGTCATTATGCGGTTTTACGCTTTCTTAGTCACATTATTCTTACAATTGGCCGTGCTCGGTCATGCCTTCCAAGACACATATAACCGGTACGCTCTATCCAACAAGACCATCACAAGAAACAGAGTACTAATCCCAACAGACCCGGACGATGGTCAGCAACAGATCACAAAAACCACCGAGCATGGCTATCCAACATAGCCCGACGAGTCGACGAATCTCCCGAAGAACTCCATCCCGTCATCAAAGAATTCGAAGACCGCATCGACACCACCCCCCGCCTCGCCATGCTCTTTCAGTCCATGTTCAACGAAGTCCCTCTCCACTACACCAAGCAGGATAACGGCGCTCCTCAGCTCCGGAACTACAAGCACATGCTGCGCGTGCTGAATCACCTTATCCGCACCGCGCCTTCCTACAGCGAGCGTAAGAACCGCATGAGCTTCGTCGGACTTCCCATCAATGCCGTCCTCGACTGGCCAATGGGTACACCTAGCGGATTCGCAGCCTTCATCGACCCCGAAGTCAACCAGATGATCCAGAAGATCCTCAACGTCTGGGGTGCCTTCCTTCAGTCCCCCGACTCAGCCTACGTCCTGGGCAACGAGAAACTCGACTGGTTCGGCCCAACCGCCCTCGAGGATCTCACGCGAGTCGCCAACATCGGCAAGACAAACTACACCTTCGACGAGATGTTCATCTCTGACCCCTCCGATCCCAAGCACGGCTACACCTCCTGGGACAACTTTTTCACACGTCTCTTCCACGACGGCATTCGCCCCGTCTCCGCGCCAGACAACGACAGCGTCATCGTCAACTCCTGCGAGTCCAAGCCTTACAACGTCCAGCACAACGTGAAAGGCCACGACGCCTTCTGGGTCAAAGAACAACCCTACTCCGTCCTCGACATGCTGGGCCGCGACCCCATGGCTGACCGCTTCGTTGGAGGAACAATCTACCAAGCTTTCCTGAGCGCTTTGAGCTACCATCGCTGGCACGCGCCTATCTCCGGGAAGATCGTCAAGTCCTACATCATCAACGGCACGTACTACTCCGAGCCCTTGTTCACGGGCACAACGAGCCCCCGCGACAACCACACCTATATCGACGACGTGGGTATCGTCACCGCAGAAACCTACCTCACCTCCATGGCTACCCGCgccatcatcttcatcgagGCTGATAACCCGGCCATCGGGACGGTTGCgtttgttggtgttggaATGGCGGAGGTCTCAACGTGCGATATCACCGTGAAGGAGGGTCAGCATGTGAGGAAGGGAGAGCAGCTGGGGATGTTCCACTACGGTGGATCGACACATTGCCTGCTCTTTGAGAATGGGGTTAATGTTACCGGCTTTCCCGAGAAAGGTGGGCAGTGGAATGTTCCTGTGAGGGGGGAGTTGGCTGTTGTGCAATAGTTTGCTTTTGTTTACGAGTAAATATACCATGTAGATATCCATGCAATGTTAAACTGTTTCAGTGTTTTAGAATCCCTCGGCCCCCGAGCTTCAAATACTAAAGCATGAAGTAAACCTCTTCCCTTACAGCATTCTATCGCACCTTCACAGGGAATAACTAGCAAGACGCGGCTTGTCTCAATGGAGCAGAGGATGTACGGCTCTGAGGGGTGGTACCAAGCGAAATTGCAAATCGCCAACAAAAAAGTGAGAGAATTAAGACAGAATAACTGCACTGTCTCTGTTTCCGTAGCAAACATAGATATCTAGGAGATTAAAGATTGAACAGCAAACCGAATCCCAGACCACAAACACACAAATACCAGACATTGCCCATGATTCTTTCTAAAGATCTGATTCATCCAACTCACtgactggaagaagcagataaAGATAAACAGAAGGATATTATCATCAGGCCAGTGCCGCTGGACTCTCTGCGTGCAGATGCGCGGTGAAGCAAGTAACGCTTGTACCATAAATAAAGGGCCAAAAGAGGCGGAGAGAATTCAACGAATAAGAAAATGTAATGGAGTGTACTGCCGCAGGTAGGCATACGTAAAGGGGAAGGGTTGCAGTTCTAGGTGTATAAGATGCTAATGAGGAAGGTGATCACGGTGGTCTTTCAGATCAATCAGcaaccagcaccaaggatACTAAAAGAGAACATACATGATAGGATGATCCATCATAGTAGGCTTGAATATGTACTGGATTATCACATCCCGGGGATAGGCATCGGTAAGTTTGGTTTTCGCTGCGCCATTCTCAGTTGCGGAAGCAGACATCTTAGCAGTTGATCAAGTTTCGTTTCTGGGAGAGTTCAGAAGCGCTGGGAGGATGAAACAGCGAGAGTTGTGAAGATCGAAAATAGTTTTGTAACAAAAGAGAACCATGTAGACCGAGGATAGGTTGAGTCGTACAGAGTAGAGTAAGTTCACTCACCCGCACACTATGTTCGTCATCCCCGTGCAGCCCTCACGCCTTTGGGAGCACTTGCCCTCTTCATTCGACCTCCTCTATTCATCTCGTTCTACCTTCATCTCTCATTTCTCCTGTCCAATTTTATTTCATCTTTATCCCGGTAGCTACAGATATCTTCTGAACAGCAAGCAGACTCTCAGAATACCACTTCTTACTACCTACAACGTCACCTACTTCACCGTGCGCTGGTCCGCAAAGAGAGCTCACCCTAATGAACAATGTCTTATCCGGTTTTCACGCAGTCGAATTTCAAAATGAGACGGTTCGCTCTATGTTATTCTAAACTTCTGTGTTGAAACACATACAGTGTGGTTATTCTACTATTTCATTTCTTAATCTCATATACCAGTCAAGGTAATCCCCTTGGAAGATGAACTACAAACGGTAGAGCCCTAGCTCGCGGCCTCTCTCCGTACCGTGGCACATAGTCCTCTTTCGATCCTTACTCGATATCTGCGCTACATTGGCAACAGTAATTTACAGAACAACACGATTCTCCCAGTGCCATCAAATCTGATATAACGGGAACCTTTCAGCTGACACactctccctctccatgaCCTCGTTGCGATCTCTCGCCGTaattggattgggttgaggCAGACAGAGTATGTCCCCAACTCGTTTATGACTAGCAACATGCAAAAAAATTGTTATGAAATGCTAGGTTTTATGAAGACTTCATGTGAGCGTCCCATACCCTACAATCTTTTCATTTCACAAGTTGTCTTAAGCCCAAGCTGACCGTGATAGAGGAGTCCTCCATTCCAAGTCTGAATACCAATAGTCAACTCGTTTTCGTCCCAAGGCTGTCACAGCCCGATACTCACGTTCGGATCCCGACCAAAGCAAGATCAATGCTGATGGAGATGGTTGGAGCACGGAGTATCTGGTTGACGTCGAATCTATTCTTGACGATCTCGCCTCCATGTTGGCTACAAACCAGTCTGGATACCATTTACTATGCGTCCTACAAGGTGTTGCGTGATTTTACAACCATCTCGCAGAATACTGGCTTGAGTTTATTTCAAGACAGGTAGCGAGCTATCTCCTTTACCCACCTGCGCTTGACGGTCCGATATTGAATATATTACGACCATGACAACCGGAGACAAAATGAGCAATCCAACAAATGGCCTTTTTTTAATGTTTCCGTGGGGTATCGCCGTGTCAATGCGACCATTCCTCTTTAGCAGGTAATAGATAAGGCGTTTTATGGCTTGCAGCTGCTTATCTATAGACTCGAATTGCCTACTGGCCTATGATGGACGTTCAAACCGCTCAGCGGGAAAGCATCTGATTTGACAAGCACAGAGACTAGCTATATACGGATGTGGCTATTCTCATTTTAGCTCTAATCGCGGGGTTCGATGTCAATCTTTGTTTTGACCGCTCCTCTTAACGCTGGACGAGCATTCGAAGCAGTCGTTCTCTTTTCCTGTGCACTCTGCATTTTGCTCAGTCCTTTACTGAATGTCTTTAGTAGTGCCCACTCAAAATGCGGTCGACACTTAGCGAACCTCCTGCTTTTATATATGGAACGCACCCACATCGTCTTTCTACGCGGAAAAAGCCCCGAAGGTGATTTCATGACCAGTTTAATTGCGTTTATATACTGATGGTTCTATGGATAATATAGATGGCCTCTTGTCTTCCGCTTCATTAAAGGTGCCATACATGGCGCTATTCTCCTGCCCGTGTGTCTGCATGCGATATTTACAGCGTTCGTCGTCTGGTTAGATCAATATGTTTTTGATACAGTGGGGTTGCCGAGTAGTATTGTATGTGCTTTTCTCCTGTTTTTTTAATCGGACGAAGCTAACAGATAGAGATCCCATCACTTTCCATCGTTGTCGGCCTTATGCTTGTCTTCCGCAACCAAACCTCATACAACCGCTTCTGGGATGGCCGGAACAGTATGAACAACCTCACCACCTGCATCCGCAATCTAGTCCGGATCATTATCACGAACAGCTATAACGGCGGCAACTCGCAAATCGCGAGACCCCTCACCGCAGCCGAAAAGCAAGACATCGAACGCACCATTCGCATCCTCATGGCCATTCCATACGCGGTCAAGAACCATCTTCGTGCTGAATGGGGTGCTGCATGGGCGACACCGTCTTTGGGTGACGATGTCGACAAGAGCGGTACAACGGTGTATAACCCGGTTTATGCGGGTTTGTTACCGGAGGGACTCCAAGGacatgaagatgaaggcCTCGGGCTTCCATACCAATTGGCCTTTTTTGTGGATGGGTTTATCAAACGCGGTGTGGATAGGGGATGGTTCCATGCACCGGGAGCTAGTCAGATGCAGGCGCAATTGAACACCCTACTGGATGCGTACGGAAAGATGGAGACAATCAGGTTGACACCAATTCCGGTGGCATATCTGTAAGTCTGCTATTCTTTCTCATCCATCTCACCACAAGCAGACTAATTAAATTAAATCTAGGATCCACACGAAACAAGTCCTCGCCCTCTTCGGCTGCGTCCTCCCCTTCGCCATGGTCGACGACATGGACTGGTGGGCCATCCCCATCGTCAGCTTGGTCATCTTCACACTCTATGGCATCGAAGGTATCGGTTTGCAACTCGAGGATCCCTTCGGATACGACCGGAACGATATCAAGATGGATGCAATTGTCGGGGATGCGAAGACAGAGCTTGACGTTGTCTTGGATGAGTGGAGGAGACTTGTTGGGTCAATCGAGGGTATTGGTAGCGCGGGCGAAGAAGGCTTTGTGCCGTCCGAGTTGTTCTTGAAGAGGGCTTGAAGAGAGGACTCTGGTTGATCGTTTGTTGATGGTGGGAACCTTATGTGCATCCGATCTTTCTCGTCATTTTGATGGTCTATTCGGGTCAAGGACTGAACAGAGATTGATTGATTACCTACAGAAATTTGAGGTTGCTTTATATGCTATGCTGTCTAAATCAATACATATAGATGTAAATATAGGTCAAGAGTGACTAAGTCGGCGTGACATAGTTATTGGACTGTCCGTCATAATGAGCTTCTGCCTCCGAAAAACTGCAAAATGACAACCTCTGCAACTAAGAATGATCCATCCTCCAAGCACGAGGAGTCCTACTACCCTTGCTGATGCTTTCTTCGAGGATGTTGTAATCCAGTACATGTCAAACCTACTATTGGGGAGCATCCTATCCTGTATGTTCTTCTTCCGCATACTCACAGCGCTAACCACTGATCTTCTCGTTATTTAAACAGAAGCACATTCGTATATCCGCTATTCGCTGGCTCTTACCTCTGGAACTGCAGTGCCCCCTCCACCGCGCCATTCTGCTACCGTACGCTGGATTTTGCTGTCATTCTTCTCCTACTTGTTCCCGCCATTCTGATGTGGTACGTGATCCACAAGCGACGGGTGTTTCGCCGGAGCCTGCACATCAAGACAGTTCGGTGTAATCGGTATGACTATATAGAGCTGTGTCGTTTGGAGTCAAGCACGCTCTGTCCCAGTAATGATAACGAGAATAGAGATGAGACATGGACGTTCCAGAAGAGACTGGCTTCAAAAATCCACATCAGAATAATGCAAAAAGACTAGTCTTCTTAATGAGGTTAGTGCCGATATACATCTTGTCTATCCAGTCTGGCTCATGTCAATTCCTCTACAAGTGCATGGGGTACTCCCACATCTTTTCTTATATGAAGCAAAGATAACTAGTTGAATCTGCAGGATGACTGGTAGAAGAGCTAGGCTACAGTAAAGATTAATGGAGTAAAATTAAACGTAACGGATAATATAGGCGAGTTTGAATCCTTGTATTTTTTATACCTTATTTTCCTAGCAAGAACATAATTTAATCTTATCTCCATCTCACGCCAACTCCTCTCACATAATCAGCCCATACCCTGCTTTAGATCATTTTCTCTGAGTCTTCATGTTCAAGTGCTCTGCGATGCATGTACTCCCTGTAGCGTACCAATGGGTACAAAGTACGGGTGCAGAATAGACTAAGTTCGAAGAAGGTACGGCTGGCTGAATGGTTGGAGAATAACGTGCTGTAGATGTATAAGATAAAATAGGCGATGAGCATCAAAACGGTTCTAGTCAGATCAGTTAGAAGTCAGCATGGAAGAATTTCGATGATTTACGTACATAGTGGGATGTCGCGAATGAGTGGGCTTGTAGACATGCTGGATGTTCACATCCTGGGGGTACGCGTCGAAAAAACTTCTCGACAATTACAGAGCTAGTCTTTTTGGGGTTGATTCAGGCCGGATCCTTCGGAGGTATGGAATATGGAACTATTGATCGATAAGTCATATTGTCATCAGGCATTTATTTCTCTTGAAAACTCAATAGTTGCCCATCTATAACAGAGAAGCAAGCGTATACTCAGATCCGATCAAGAGAGCTCAATATACACAAGAGAGCAAAGCCAGTTTCGTGCCATTCCACATCGTTTTCACCAAGCCCTACCACTGCGAGGCCCGCGTCTGACCTCTAGCCACCAGAAAATAAGAATAATCAAGAGACGGAAAAATAGGAAAGAAATATGATCGCATATAGTAAATCCAAAGAAGGTATAGCTGTAGAGAGGGTTGGTGACTTGTCGGCTGTAGATATTCAGGATAGAATAAAGATGATGACAAGAAGAGATCTATTAAAATGAATTAGTAGTCAGCATCAGACATTTTGAGAATGCACATACGCGCCGGGACAACGTTCAAAAGTAGGCTTGTGGATATGT
This sequence is a window from Aspergillus chevalieri M1 DNA, chromosome 5, nearly complete sequence. Protein-coding genes within it:
- a CDS encoding bestrophin family protein (COG:S;~EggNog:ENOG410PKRP;~InterPro:IPR021134;~PFAM:PF01062;~TransMembrane:4 (i31-57o69-89i261-282o288-309i)) translates to MRSTLSEPPAFIYGTHPHRLSTRKKPRRWPLVFRFIKGAIHGAILLPVCLHAIFTAFVVWLDQYVFDTVGLPSSIIPSLSIVVGLMLVFRNQTSYNRFWDGRNSMNNLTTCIRNLVRIIITNSYNGGNSQIARPLTAAEKQDIERTIRILMAIPYAVKNHLRAEWGAAWATPSLGDDVDKSGTTVYNPVYAGLLPEGLQGHEDEGLGLPYQLAFFVDGFIKRGVDRGWFHAPGASQMQAQLNTLLDAYGKMETIRLTPIPVAYLIHTKQVLALFGCVLPFAMVDDMDWWAIPIVSLVIFTLYGIEGIGLQLEDPFGYDRNDIKMDAIVGDAKTELDVVLDEWRRLVGSIEGIGSAGEEGFVPSELFLKRA
- a CDS encoding FHA domain protein (COG:O;~EggNog:ENOG410PJJ8;~InterPro:IPR001841,IPR008984,IPR000253,IPR013083;~PFAM:PF17123,PF00498;~go_function: GO:0005515 - protein binding [Evidence IEA]), coding for MSTSTASASAANLPSDSRSRPLRRLSQLRSFTSSSSSNNNNSNNNNNNSNGGASQRSSYRNSLTNRVPWLSSSSSHQHQSSTSAAAAPGSESATNTSPTNASHSCPESDRQSMLARYSSVFSSNRGIDSDRRSQNSSSSRETPTNESGTNQQPQGAMARLRGLTQTGDSRGNNENTSNNNATTTTTTNDAPPSRPDNVDGAVESSDPAAAEDPSANSSQPKQKPTIRFFPYQDPLQSSRPSLTFIPISRTLPSESCVIRVGRYSERDGIPIANPSEPSDAPIGFKSKVVSRKHCELIFMNGQWHIKDVGSSSGTFLNHMRLSQPNMTSKLYTVKDGDIIQLGIDFRGGEEMIFRCVRIRIECNRSWQRQPNEFNKNTESLIKNLGKGNAADYSGCRECSICLGSVLRPYQCLFMAACAHVWHYKCVSRLIHTPDYPIFQCPNCRAYTDLSAEVDDTNDFVEEEDEEEQKNSSSEGQQTGEQQARSESQSPAPETNANSNPAQETPTPPENTNSTETRADDLPAEAGLTVNIENMHLNDADTPIQSTSNANPPTPAPTSNPEGVPHSASVDIPGPQSASPSPGTVGNRPAQLRQETLGRADMSDDNPLTPRNDSGPLAFDGWTGIP
- a CDS encoding phosphatidylserine decarboxylase family protein (COG:I;~EggNog:ENOG410PKI5;~InterPro:IPR022237,IPR003817;~PFAM:PF12588,PF02666;~SECRETED:SignalP(1-20);~go_function: GO:0004609 - phosphatidylserine decarboxylase activity [Evidence IEA];~go_process: GO:0008654 - phospholipid biosynthetic process [Evidence IEA]), translated to MRFYAFLVTLFLQLAVLGHAFQDTYNRPGRWSATDHKNHRAWLSNIARRVDESPEELHPVIKEFEDRIDTTPRLAMLFQSMFNEVPLHYTKQDNGAPQLRNYKHMLRVLNHLIRTAPSYSERKNRMSFVGLPINAVLDWPMGTPSGFAAFIDPEVNQMIQKILNVWGAFLQSPDSAYVLGNEKLDWFGPTALEDLTRVANIGKTNYTFDEMFISDPSDPKHGYTSWDNFFTRLFHDGIRPVSAPDNDSVIVNSCESKPYNVQHNVKGHDAFWVKEQPYSVLDMLGRDPMADRFVGGTIYQAFLSALSYHRWHAPISGKIVKSYIINGTYYSEPLFTGTTSPRDNHTYIDDVGIVTAETYLTSMATRAIIFIEADNPAIGTVAFVGVGMAEVSTCDITVKEGQHVRKGEQLGMFHYGGSTHCLLFENGVNVTGFPEKGGQWNVPVRGELAVVQ